A segment of the Arachis hypogaea cultivar Tifrunner chromosome 5, arahy.Tifrunner.gnm2.J5K5, whole genome shotgun sequence genome:
tttcacaatttcacattAAAAATCAGCAAAAAAAGGCTCTGGGGAGTGAAGATGGAGACACAAACAATAACCAAAAAAGTGAAAGTAGTGACATTAACCTTCGACGGAGACACGGACGGCGAGCTACTCCAAGCCAACGAAACAGAGAAGCCACGGAGGACGAATAGAGGACAAGGGGAAGGAGGACGCCGAGCTACAAGAGAGGGCTTGGCCACGGACGGCACTAACAGCACGGACGGCGGTAGCACTGCGGCAAAACCATTGTAGGGAGAACCTAGGGTTTTGGTTTGGTGCTTTAACTTTGCTTCAGAGTTCAGGGATTCACGAATTGGGGGCGGGATGTTGGGGGAAAGGGATGAGGCCGTGAGGGAGTAAAGGCAACGTTGGGCTTTTGATTTTtccaaaaaaatcaaaacaacgcCGTTTATCAAGAACCGGCCGATTACCGGTTCGGTTCAACTGATCGGTTCCTAGCCGGTTTGATGGTTTTACAGCGGTTTGCAAAGGGACGATTTTTAGAGGTGGACCAAACCGTTTTTGTCACCGGTTCTGGATTTGACCGGTTCAACCGGCCAGTCCGAtctggttttcagaaccatgaccACAACCATTCCATCACTACAGCCCCTGTAACGACGCTCATCGCCGTCTTCCTTGTAATGCCGCTCACTGTGGCAGGCATGAAGCTTCTCAATGCCACATTCGCCCGCCATCACCGCAACGAAGGCACCTTCTCTTTTTCTGTTCCGCTGCTGCCCCGACGCACCTTTGTCCAACGTCCTCCCCAATCCGTGTTCCTGCCCAGCATGGTCACTTCTGCAGCCTCGAACCAACGCTGATAGTCCTCCCTGCTGCGCGTCTTCACTATCCAAGTCCGACCTAGTCTGTCATTGCGCCACCACCCTCCCCATTGTGAGTCTTATGTGTTTTTATTGCGTTTGTCCCTATTTCTTTTTTCAAACCATATATTGGAGGTAAAAAAATTGGGGATTTTCTTTGAATGGTGTTAAATAATGAACATCTACATCTTAGTGAAAAGAACCATCTGTATAcacagtaaaatgaacatcctagGAGAATGTGCAtgcagaatcaagcaaatcaagtaaaaACGAACGGTATACTCAAATAAACATTCACTTTAGAATGAAAAGAACCATCTGcatacataataaaataaacatcaaacttagttgataaaaaataagtaacgAGACAACAGCTGCTGGGATATCGGAATCGCGATACAGCAACGGCGGCGATGGCATAGGATTGCGAGAGAACGGTTGCGAcaaaaaaaaagattcaaaatcaaattaattcaaatttgatttttaaaattaaaattaaatttcttttttattatgattaaactaaattcattttaattttaatttttaaaattaaaattaatatttttttaatttattatttacgtTATTAAAAAAAGTATTGTTCCGtactttctcatcattgaaattggTTGATCCATTCATGGCCGAAATTCATCCCACCTCCAAAATAGGAGTTTTGTATAGAGCTCTTCAGTCTTTATTGGAATCTAAAGAACCAAAAGCTATGTGATGATTTCATTGGAAATTAATTGCCTTGAACAATTGGAAATTTGGGATAGTCTTATGTAGTAATAATTctgttagaataaaaatattaaaatacttagaagaaaaacaaacttatctataaaagaaaatacaaaagacaAATCACCATTTCTATTTATCTAATTTGTAGTCAAGACGTCTAGTCACATCTATTGTGTAATccgaaaataataagaaaaaatagaGACATTGATGAAATAGCTGTAAAAATTGTGTTTAAAgtcttaattatttttagtttatctaactatattatgtgttaatatttatttattttaacaaaaatgttTACAAATGtaataagtttattatttttggtaGGGTCCAAATGTAATAACTTTAATCCAAACCCACTAAGCACTAACtaatttttttgacaaaaaaatccCGTTTGGCATTTGTGGCCTTGTTCTCTATTTGtataaatactaaaatattttatgaacctaattttttttttttgcaacatCCAGATTCGAACTTTGGAAATATTAAATATAGTTAATAAGAACTCTTAAAAATATTAGGTGTGTAAATAAATCTATAATATACAAATTTGATATAATATCTAAGATTAGAAAttgtctaattttttaaaaaaaaattagtttactACGAATAGGTTAAGTAAAGGAGCGGGAATGCAGGATATATCATTTTGTACATATTCCACAAAGTAGACTTAAGGTTTATTTTGGATGATGACTGCAAAGGGATTTTTTTTTATCTCGAATAGCtacatttttagaattttttgttgttgttttctttGACCTTTTAGTCCCGTTTTCAacaaatttattgattaatttttatctactatactttttattattaaataaaagttttttaaaatacaaaattaacaaaatatcattctaaaaatacttttattactttccaataattattaatattttcagTAGAAatgaatttttatctaaaaatattgCGTATAAATACAAAGCTACcgataaaatgaaaagaaaagaataacaTAATTGCTGAATAAGCAAAAGAAACTTTATTTCCTTCCTTGTTTATCACAACCTAGTTTTAcacattttattaaaaaatatttaataataaaacaattaaacaaaaacaactaatatttattttatttaatatttatcaattatcacgataattaataaatattaaataagataaattatgcCAATTTTTTTCTCTAACATTATGGCATCTTATTATACATTATGAAAACACACGTACAGTAATTATTTATACATTATGGCACGACATGTAGTTTTGACTACTGAGCAACATATGATTCATACATTTATTTAAAACTGAAATTCATTACTCAAACTTGTCTTTTTGTTATCTTGACCTTCAAACCATGCTTCATAAGAAGAATAATCGAAAGGCTCGGTGTAACTTCATCAGAATGATCTTTCACAATTCTAACcctataattttgaaaaatagcagATGTAACAATCTTTATTTGAATGAAAGACATATCTTTACCCAAACAAGTCCTTGCTCCTGCATTGAAGCTAATGAATTTGTAAGAAGGAACATGAACAATTCCACCTTTTTCATTGATCCATCTCTCTGGCTTGAACTCCAAGCAATCCTTCCCCCAAATTTCTTCCGATCTCCCCATTCCGTAGAAAGAAAATACGATATTCGTATTCGAATCCACAACATGTCCACTTGGAAGTATGTCAGCTTTGATTGGTTTCTTGCGCTCCATAGGTATTGGAGGAAAAAGCCTTAAAACTTCACACAAAGCGCCATGGAGATAAACTAGCTTCTTCACATCTTCTGTgcttaaaattttgtaatttccCCTGtcaacagcaccaaaaacttTTTCTATTTCTTCCAGAATCTTAGCTTCTACTGCCGGATGCGAGGCAACAAGCCAAAAGAACCACGTAAGAACTGAGGCAATGGTATCTCTGCCGGCAGCAAAAAAATTAAATCCATAATCTCTTAAAAGTTTCGCATCGAGCGATTCGTATCTTGTAGCTTCAGCAAGAAAGCTATCGAATCGAATAGTTTTATCGCTATTTGCGTCCATACCTTGCGCGCTTTCTCCATCTTCTTCTCTTTACCAATTTGAAGCCATTTTTGAAATTTCCAAACACTTTTGGGCACCATTTGTCTGTAGAACAAGCATTTTTCAATATCATCAAAAGCCTTTTCAGCTTCAACAGTTGGGAATCCAAGGGAAAGGGATTTGGGATCAAACCCTAACACCATCAAGCTTGTGTTATCAAATGTGAACCTACAAAAGACATCTTGAAGATCCAGCACTGTTCCTTGCAACCATGCATGATCCAACACGGGAAGGAAACTATTCTTCACCTTGTTCTGAATCGTTTTCTCGAAGAAGATATCAAAACCTTTATGCTTGATCAGAGAAAGGAACAAAGACTTCATGTATCTCCATTTCTCAAGATCATCCGTCGCGATTATGGCGTCGCCGAAAACATCGAAAACGTCGCGAAACTCGGGTCCATTAACATAGTTTTCAAAATTCTTGCTGAATACGTGATGTGCGTTCATGGGATCGGTAGAGAGCAAGAAGTTCATGTTGGTGAACCAAGGTCCCATGAATTCAGCAGTGCCTCCTTTGCGATTCAAGACATTTGCTAAGAAATCATGAATTTGGGACAAGTTGTAAAGAAGTTGAAGTGACATGCCAAAGAGTGGCCAATCTATGAAAAGAGGGTCTTTACAACTTCTTTTGCGATCAAGAACATGGAGGACTAGGAGGATTGTTATTATTATGGATGCAATTGTTGCTGCATAGAAGAATAGCATGGCCATTGACATTTTTGGTTCATCAAACTAACTAGCTTGCTTTGTAggatttgttaaatttgattctcCTTCTTATTATAGGTTTATTTTAAGCTTCTTTTAAAATGTCAAATGTTATCAGATtttcaaagaaaataaacaaattttgACACAtgataattgttaaaaaataatgataacgATAAAATAAgtatagaaattaatttttaactagttaatattagttaatttttattataaaattttattttttaattttcacttttaaaagatttagaatttaaaattattaaaaattagaatttaaatttagaataaaaagtaACTTCAAAAACTTGGCTGATATTGTATTTTAAGTTATCTTATTTaacttaatatatataatttcatatatataaaatcaTAGGTGcacatttatatatttaatattatttaattattagataatattttaaaaaatacagaaTAAAGTAAGTGATAATTATTAGAAAAAACAAACTAATATAAATTTAGGCtactttaatttgaatttatttctATTGTCTCtcgaatattttttatattgaatttaggCTACTTTATTACTTATacattcataaaaaatattatttatacttcaaaaattagttattaaattaattattatatatttatgtataaatatatattatttaatttaattttaataaattttttatattttaatatatattttatataaataattgatttaataCACATTTAAGTataattatacatttttataCAGAGAAATTAGCTAGAGGCATTTTGTTGACGTTATCTTTTTTCACCTAATAACAacattaaaaagaatttattggGGAATTGTCATATGCTACATAGATACGGCAacactaataaataataatataagtagGATGGCTGCAAATATTAATGTGGGGTAAGAAAAGTTTGGGAAAGAGTGATccccaaaatttattttttcttttttttcttaaacaattgaaaattcttaataaaataaataaacaaattaatccatagcatttgtatataaaaaaaagtgacaaattttaattttgtcatttttttccTATTGTTAATCAACACTTCACTTTcaaagagaaaagtaaagaaTACACTGAAAACTTTCTTTCAATCTCAAATATATATcatatagaaaaatatatttgtgttcatgaaaaaaatttgattatattaatataaaataatatatacagtAATTATTCATAAATTATTCTTCTATCAGAGTTTCAAAATTTACGttatcttctattttcttttcaattgacgcGATATTTTTCTTGAAACTTGATAGTAGTGTCATTTTCATAATTCCCATCAAATACACCTCTTCTTCTCCAATTTTAAAACCATAATTCTTCTCAAATCCAATCACCATTTCCAATCAATTAGGTTAGAGTTTTAAACTTGTTCATATGCTTTCAATCTCTCATTTCAACAAGCACATCTATTAATTTTTCAGCTCTCTCCTTCCTAAGATTTTCTTCCtagtatttttcttaaaattcagTAGGATCAACAATGATGCTCCTTTTCAGATAACCAACCCTCACAGTCTTGTATAACTATATAACAAACACAAATCAAAATATTAGTTAGTCATAAAAACAATGAATCAATAATTaccattttaggatttttattatctgaataataattgaaaaataatttaagagcaattaaagaaaaaaaataaaaaataaaataccttGGTGTCTTCTTTCATGCACCAGTTaccataatttttaattaatatatcacAAATTTTCTATCAGTTTTATTAGCCCTctcgtttttaggattttctagcgaTCGTATTAGAGATAATCTTATTCGAACTTTGGAACTCTAGTTGAAAGATAATTTATCAATAATCACTGTATATGGCATAAGAGAtaatttaccctttattttaGAGAGGGCATAATAGAGTTCACCTATATATCTATGTGTGTGTGTGGTGTGTGTGTGGTGAGTTCTCTCATAACTTGGATAATGGTGACTATACTTTGACCTACAAATGGTGTCGTAACATGTGGCATAGGTGGGTTGAGAGTAACGATATTGTTGTCTCACTAAGAAATAGATAATTAGAGATAATCGTAATAATTTCTGTGAATTTactacaccaaaatttttttgtaattttgtacttggaaaatgatttttttttttttacgtgggTCTCCAATTGAATCGCGCAAAGATTAACTCCGCTTTTATTTTCATGAGCGCATATCTTTAATACTGCAATCAATCTCTCCTGCTCCTCTTTGAAACAAAGTTTGTGACCAAACTCTAATCTGATGCTAAAACGAAGGGGCTTCCAATGACCTGAAAAATGGAAAACCCAATAGTGATTTGCGAGGTGGACTCGGCAAAGGTTCTTGTGCTGATTCAGAGTTGGAAGTTAGACTCGACAAATGGAAGTTGATTCAGAGGTTCATGTTAAAATGATAATCCTGCAACGAGCTTAAATAAGGTGGGATTTGAGGCGTGTGCTTTGTATTGGTATCTAGAGAAGCTAATCAAGCTGTGAATTTTCTGACAAAGCTTAGAGTTCAATGTGAAGAAGAAGTGTGGTTGGAATCCGCTGTTCGTCTCCGGCAAATTATGCTAAACGACGACGCATCCTaacttctttcttctattctctccctgatagttatttttattttttatatctttttttgtgtacaacaaaaaaatatttaatactttTGTTTATGATTCAAATCTTTAATCTTTTACTATACTTTCATTAGCCAATTTATCATGGTCAAATCGATTCAAATTCTTTGGTCATCTACCCTATATTCTACCACATATTGTAATCAGATAGGATTTTCTTCCTTAGCCACCTTAGCCACCAATATTTACAATGAAGAATCTTTACAATGTGCACAATGAATTGCAGATTTAGTtcaatacatataaaaaataaaaaatattccacaaattacttaaataaaaaatctcacttaattattctaaaaaaataaccATCCCAAATCTTAATTTACCAAAACATTTTACTCAAataccttctttttttttaaccgACTGTCACCCCACCTTCATTAATAATCATCCAACTTCACCGTTACTACTTAGCTTGCCACACGACGCCACTGCGTCGCTCACccctaataaaaataaccatccacttgaggataaaaataatcatccgcatacctgatgaattgaacatctaacatattttaattatatataactaaatataATTCAATCAAAAAAAGCATCcacataagaattaaaaaaactattagcatacctactaaaatgatcATCCTAAACTGGCCAAGTAACTTCACTAAAAGACCGTGTTAAAAACGATGCAACAACTAACACTGCTGCTCTTCTTTCAACGGTTCAATAATTATCGATAACGGCCAGTGATGAAGATGATAGTAGGCGGTTCCTTTCCGTGGTGGTAAAAGATTGGTGCACCCCACCAGTCACATGCTTTTCGGCACAGCACTGAGAAAGGTTCGAGGTGATCAAACCATCCAAATAGTTTCTACAATTTTACAATGACACATTCGACGTTCATTGAACTCATTATTTATTATTGGTGAGGCACCTATTGAGGCACTGGTGAAACAGTCTGCTAGAGAAAGAAATGAAAAACACGTTGATTCAATTTCAAATGAGAAATGAGATTAGAAATGAGAATCGGATTAGGGGGGATTTACCTTTGCGATGGAGGGATAGCGGTGTCAGGTGAGGCTTTGGCAGTGTCGGCAGGAGGCTGCGGCAGTATCGGTACGGCCAGTGTGGGTACAGCAGCCCGAGGTGATGACCGGAGAATGATGTGACGGCGCGTTTTGAACGTGTATTGGAGGTTATAATGAAATTAGCAATAACCGTACGTAGTATGAATGCGTTTAAATgctaatcttaattttttaaaattttaaaatttgaaattaaatcattaattaaattattaatttgaaatattactttacttttttaattcattgtatatattgtatactaaaattattggctctttatattttcttttatatatatatatatatatatatatatatatatatatatatatatatatatatatataaacctaaTCTAATCCCAAAATCTCAGCTTTAAAAAAACTTGACATGATTGGGCTGAGATTTCATTTTCTTGGTCATCATGATGAGTCATAGGCTTAACTCTTTAATTATAAAATGCCATTTCAAGGGCTACTTCCaattaacaaacaaaaaaaaaaagggctaCTTCCCATGCAAGAAGGACTAGCAATGGATAGGATTTGATGGCTGAAATTTCATTTTCTTGGTCATCATGATGAGTCATAGGCCTAacactttataattataaaatgccATTTCAAGGGCTACTTCCAATTAACAAACAGAAAAAAGGGCTACTTCCCATGCAAGAAGGACTAGTAATGGATAGGATTTgatgattaaaaatttaaaataacattGGTATTATGATGGTTTTATAGACTGTCGTTATTTTTGCTAAAAATTTCGGCAGTTTTAAGCTTTATCATAACCAGCGGCATACTGTTTAATTAGccgtttttctattatttttaaaaaattaattttttatatttttatttttaaaattttaaatttaataaaattatttaaatattaaaaataaaaaatttaaaaacaaaaaatttttttaaaattatttaacttttagaatatataaaatttataaatttaaattaaataaaaaattaaaaaaattattttgttattattatgtgtaaaaaaattaaaataaaaattaaaaaatattatttacaaataaattatttataaatgttattaaatttatttatttatttttaatattatttaatttgaatcagagataaaaaattatatttaaattattttttatttttatacataattctaatcgataaaaaatattttttaaaaagtttattattcaatttttaaaattatttttaattttattattttttaaaattattaatttatatttttattattgtctcAACGCTACTATGATCTTGTATagttctctttttctattttttttacttctATTTTCTCTTTACCCGATGGTTATTAATTATCACCAAGtatcattattataatttttaattttgtctacCACTTTACTTTATAATAAACTATTCTATTAATCTTTTTGAGttgttaaaattttgttaaaaaaattcacCACAGCAAATGCGGACGGCGACTAATTGGTGGCTGTTTATCAAACTGCCACAAATTGACAAAATTAGCCAGTTATAGGAGCAGTTTGCGTTTCAGCTACAAAAAGAACCAAAATAACGGCGATTCTCTTCCCAAACAATCAAATCAACAAGAGAGCCAAAAGCCCTAAGTGCCCCCGTCACTCACTCGACCAAATTCAGAGCTCTGAAGTCTAAATGACTCCCCCTTCTCCAACTCTGGCTTCTCTTCGACCACCAACGCAGCGCCACCATCAATCATCACTCCCAATGTCTCTGTCAGAACCACAGAACCACCACCGTCATCTTCTTCATAttctcctcttctttcttcttcttct
Coding sequences within it:
- the LOC140173240 gene encoding alkane hydroxylase MAH1-like, yielding MAMLFFYAATIASIIITILLVLHVLDRKRSCKDPLFIDWPLFGMSLQLLYNLSQIHDFLANVLNRKGGTAEFMGPWFTNMNFLLSTDPMNAHHVFSKNFENYVNGPEFRDVFDVFGDAIIATDDLEKWRYMKSLFLSLIKHKGFDIFFEKTIQNKVKNSFLPVLDHAWLQGTVLDLQDVFCRFTFDNTSLMVLGFDPKSLSLGFPTVEAEKAFDDIEKCLFYRQMVPKSVWKFQKWLQIATRYESLDAKLLRDYGFNFFAAGRDTIASVLTWFFWLVASHPAVEAKILEEIEKVFGAVDRGNYKILSTEDVKKLVYLHGALCEVLRLFPPIPMERKKPIKADILPSGHVVDSNTNIVFSFYGMGRSEEIWGKDCLEFKPERWINEKGGIVHVPSYKFISFNAGARTCLGKDMSFIQIKIVTSAIFQNYRVRIVKDHSDEVTPSLSIILLMKHGLKVKITKRQV